From the genome of Mya arenaria isolate MELC-2E11 chromosome 5, ASM2691426v1:
gaattccttcaaatagttttcaagttatgcttcggacaagaaaaagtaacaaagggcagtaactatACAATTATAATACCTACATAGTATCAACAAGATGGCCATATACTTCTCACCTGAGGACACAGCCTACTTTAGCTGAAATGATAACCTTTTTTTCACCTGCAACgaccattatttaaatttaccaagaaaacaacacaatcattttACCAGCCCCTACTGAATAAAAGACTTGACCTTGTGACCatgtttttgacccaagataaactagtatattttttaacttaatcaATATCATTCTAGTCTCAAGTTTGGCAAAGATTGAATTAAAAAGCAGCCGCTTTTGTGTAATCCAGTTTGACCAAGTTGTTGACCATAGATGAGGTGATCAGAATTTCAAACCCTGGAGACCCAGATATCAGGAATTTACTTTTGCATAGTCTGGGGCAACTTCTACTTCCttgatgccactttgtttggggCTGGACCTCTTCTGATACCACTGGGGCAACTTCTACTTCCttgatgccactttgtttggggCTGGACCTCTTCTGATACCACTGGGTCAACTTCTACTTCCttgatgccactttgtttggggctgttcctcttctgatatcactggggCAACTTCTACTTCCTTGATGCCACTTTGTTAGGGGCTgtacctcttctgatatcactgggccaacttcTACTTCCTTGATGCCACTTTGTTCGGGGCTGGACCTCTTCTGATACCACTGGGGCAACTTTACTTCCTTGATGCCACTTTGTTAGGGGCTgtacctcttctgatatcactgggccaacttcTACACtctggatgccactttgtttggggCTGTACTCTCTTCTGATCAATGGGCCATCTTCTACACtctggatgccactttgttttggggctggacctcttctgatatcactgggccaTCTTCTACACtctggatgccactttgtttggggctgtacctcttctgatatcactgggccaacttccactccctggatgccactttgtttgggactgtacctcttctgatatcactgggccaacttccactccctggatgccactttgttaggggctggacctcttctgatatcactgggccaacttctactccctggatgccactttgttaggggctggacctcttctgatatcactgggccaacttccactccctggatgccactttgtttggggctggacctcttctgatatcactgggccagcttccactccctggatgccactttgtttgggaCTGTACCTCTTCTAatatcactgggccaacttccactccctggatgccactttgtttggggctggacctcttctgatatcactgggccaacttccactccctggatgccactttgtttgggactgtacctcttctgatatcactgggccaacttccactccctggatgccactttgttaggggctggacctcttctgatatcactgggccaacttccactccctggatgccactttgtttggggctggacctctgatatcactgggccaacttccactccctggatgccactttgtttggagctgtacctcttctgatatcactgggccaacttccactccctggatgccactttgtttgggactgtacctcttctgatatcactgggccaacttccactccctggatgccactttgtttggggctggacctcttctgatatcactggggAAAGTTCAGCCTGTGTCAAGCAACATGGAATTTCAGCCTAGAGCTCATCACTGAAGCATTCAAATATCACCACAgataatatacatgttcttGTAAATGGCTACATTTTTGTCAGAGCATAACTCTACTTCcacaaatataactttaaagtGAAAAAGTGAATTGTTGGGAAATGAGAATACTATGTCTGGCCTAGACTTGAAAGATGTTACAGAGTGAATGGTTTAGTCAACACTTTTGTTGTACAAGCTATAGACTGTTGTAATAAAAAGCCCatacacaaaatcatgtttcttatgcaCAACATTTTTCCTCAACTCATTCATGTGTGTGAAGCTTGAAGTCAATATCTCAAAAATATATGGAGTTATGGAGAAAAGAAAACTTGATATAGTATAAAACTAGacagttgttttgttattaaaaactgAAGTCTTCCCCCACTGCATACCATCTCAATatagtgaacatttgtggcaagttatttccaATCCTGAAAGAGGCTTAAGAGATTATAGAGCAGACATGAAATGCAGTAATATGACCTTTGAtgtctaagtgtgaccttgaccttgagccaAGCTGGTTGCTCTCTGCATATTGTCTCAatgtctcaatatggtgaacttTTGTTGGgagtaatttcaaaatccttcaactGGTTGAATGTTATGAAGCAGACAGGAATTGTGATGTACACAAAACAGACAATTGCAGAGTTTCACCTCAAAtcagtcaatatgtgtatgaagtttgaagtcaatacctcaaaaaatATTGAGTAATGGAAAAAAGTAGACTTGTCCCGATGCCCTAGGATGGACCAATGGACAAATGGACTGATGGAGAGACATTTATTACTGatacaaacatatgtttcaGTTTAAAGAATATATGATCAGTGAAAATAGCAAGTGACCTTTTACATTGCTGTTCATCCGAATCTGCTGCCAGAACACAGACCAGTCTTGGACTGCTAACACCTTGTTGTGCAGCAACTGGTGGGTGATGACTGCTAGATCAGCTGCTGGATGGTGCTGGAAACACACCCCCAAAACACCTTGTGATCTGCTTGCCTCGCAgctaaaatggaaataaatctGCTAAATAAAATAGCCAGAATAGGAGTCTTCTTGTTAGTAAGCTGTAACATTGTTTACGTCGTTATGAGCATGTGTAGCTTCATCTACATCATTACTGTTGTCTATCCACTGCATGGTTGTAGAATAGGCAATCGGCTAGCAAGTAACTTCCTCCAAGTCTGGTTACAGTAGATAAATATAAATGGACTAAGCTCGATGTTTTAAACGGTCAAGCAATCCTAATATGAATAGAGtagacattttaaatgtaagaaaCTTGTCCAATAAAAATTACATCCAGatgtcattaaattaaaaaagaccACTTAATTAATACATATCTTACATATGAAActatatacacatgttaagTTCATCTGGCTTTCTCATACACTCTTCCCGACTTTGTTTCCTAATTAATCGctgtttatctttttaaaacatatttctcgttcattgttaagttaataGTTAAATGTTACCCTAAGAGCCACTTACCGCACTGCTTTACAAACAATCAGAATACCTCAGCCTTCTCCACCATACGGATGTTTCTATGTCACTATCATCAATACTGTTTGTGAGCAACAAAATGGGCTGGTGTTCCTGGGATTGCCTGTCTGCTTCTTGGGACTGAAGTTTGAAACATGTctttatgtaaacatgtatgttaactAAATGGAATGCAACTAATAACATGTTGAAATTCATGAAGGATATTGACTTTCCTCAAGAATTTTTTGCACAAGTTCTGTTCAATGTTATAAATGACACATGATTGATTAATTGTCTGTTTTGTGCAAGGAAAAATAGTAAAGGTACTGTCAGTTTTATAGGCTTCGGCAGTGTCGTCTTTGTGCATAAACTTTACCATAGTAAACACTAGATAAAATGTTgaaggtattcaaatgaaacttggtggaTATGTTcagcaaggcccattactctggctttAATGCTTGTTGAGTTGTGCCCCTTTGTGGAATGTTAATCAAGAAACGAAAGTTGGTATTTGGTCCGCGGCTCTCTTTTTGGTTTTATGGGCATTACAGCAGGTATAACTTAACAGACCTAGATAATTACCACCTGGTAGGGAAACTTCAGGTCTCTAATTGAAAGACCACAAACACATCATACTTGTATGACCATTTTCATCGTTCATATTTACATGATCATATGTGTTAAATGTGCATGGAGAAACTACTATGCAAGATATACTGGAGGTTGATTGCACATAAACCTGTTTAAGCCCCAGGGAGTTTTTACGTAAGTTTCACTGACGGTGCAATGAAAGTCACCCCAACAGTCACCAATGACAATATTACAATAATGTTTCTTGTCTTGTAGCATTGTGTCTCTTGATTGGGGCTTGCTTGgccttaattattattttttaaacaggatcttggttaaatTTGAGGATTCTgggcttgtccgtgtagtttccattgttttgatGAACAAATGGCTACATGTACCTGCGACAGTGTCCGGTCCATCTcttcttgtgactgggtcctaGCATCTGTGCTCTGACctctcctcttgtgactgggtcccagcatctgtgctctgacctcctcctcttgtgactgggtcccagcatctgtgtcctgacctcctcctcttgtgactgggtcccagcatctgtgctctgacctcctcctcttgtgactgggtcccagcatctgtgccCTGACCttctcctcttgtgactgggtcccagcatctgtgtcccgacctccacctcttgtgactgggtcacAGCATCCCTGTCCCTACCTCCTCtagtgactgggtcccagcatctgtgtcctgacctcctcctcttgtgactgggtccaagcatctgtgtcctgacctcctcctatagtgactgggtcccagcatctgtgtcctgacctcctcctcttgtgactgggtcccagcatctgtgtcctgacctcctcctctagtgactgggtcccagcatctgtgtcctgacctcctcctcttgtgactgggtcccagcatctgtgtcctgacctcctcctctagtgactgggtcccagcatctgtgtcctgacctcctcctcttgtgactgggtcccagcatctgtgtcctgacctccaTATCTTGTggctgggtcccagcatctgtgtcctgacctcctcctcttgtgactgggtcacAGCATCCCTGTCCCTACCTCCTCtagtgactgggtcccagcatctgtgtcctgacctcctcctcttgtgactgggttccagcatctgtgtcctgacatgctcctcttgtgactgggtcccagcatctgtgtccagACCTCCTCCTTTTGTGACTGGGttccagcatctgtgtcccgacctcctcctcttgtgactgggtcccagcatctgtttACCGACCTccacctcttgtgactgggtcccagcatctgtgtacAGACCT
Proteins encoded in this window:
- the LOC128234954 gene encoding uncharacterized protein LOC128234954 translates to MDRTLSQSQEADRQSQEHQPILLLTNSIDDSDIETSVWWRRLSCEASRSQGVLGVCFQHHPAADLAVITHQLLHNKVLAVQDWSVFWQQIRMNSNVKGHLLFSLIIYSLN